The Mesorhizobium sp. M1D.F.Ca.ET.043.01.1.1 genome contains a region encoding:
- a CDS encoding divalent metal cation transporter: protein MKKVLEISLGVVTSVGGFLEVGSLTTAVQAGAAFHFQLIWAIVLGTICIIFLVEMAGRFAAVSHHTIADGIRERFGFNAFLWPLLAVLLVNLTVMSAEIGGVAIAFELATGIGFQWWALLVALLAWVLLWKGTFGFIEKGVSVLGLVTLCFVAGAVMLKPDWGQVVAGAVPTVPDHDAANYWFMAVSILGASISPYLFMFYSSGAIEDRWDESYLGANRAIAAMGMSFGGTISVSVLIVAALVLTPHGIDQVDDYHQLPLILIPIFGFWGFVLFIASLGIACFGAVLEVGLQQAYLVAQGFGWTWGEDQKPRDNPGFSTVYTLALFFSALPIAAGLDPLKLTIFSMALTAASLPLSVIPFLFLMNDKRYAGKHRNGVISNAAVIFVIALGFVLAMVTIPLQVFGGT from the coding sequence ATGAAGAAGGTACTCGAAATATCGTTGGGTGTTGTCACCAGCGTTGGTGGTTTTCTCGAAGTAGGTTCACTGACGACAGCCGTTCAGGCCGGTGCGGCATTCCATTTCCAGCTGATCTGGGCGATCGTTCTGGGAACGATCTGCATTATCTTCCTCGTCGAGATGGCCGGCCGCTTCGCTGCTGTGAGCCATCACACCATTGCCGATGGGATTCGGGAACGATTTGGCTTCAATGCCTTCCTTTGGCCGCTGTTGGCGGTTCTTCTGGTCAATCTCACGGTCATGTCGGCTGAGATCGGCGGCGTTGCCATTGCATTCGAACTTGCCACCGGTATCGGCTTCCAATGGTGGGCGCTGCTGGTGGCATTGCTGGCCTGGGTGCTTCTCTGGAAAGGCACGTTCGGCTTTATCGAAAAAGGCGTTTCGGTGCTCGGGCTGGTCACATTGTGTTTTGTGGCCGGCGCGGTGATGCTTAAACCCGATTGGGGGCAGGTCGTGGCGGGCGCTGTTCCCACTGTGCCAGACCATGACGCGGCCAATTATTGGTTCATGGCCGTCAGCATTCTTGGGGCGTCAATTTCGCCTTACCTGTTCATGTTCTACTCGTCGGGGGCGATCGAGGACCGGTGGGATGAAAGCTATCTCGGGGCCAATCGCGCCATTGCGGCGATGGGTATGAGCTTTGGTGGCACGATTTCGGTCAGCGTGCTGATTGTCGCCGCGCTTGTGCTTACCCCGCACGGCATAGACCAGGTGGACGACTACCATCAGTTGCCGCTGATCCTGATCCCGATATTCGGCTTCTGGGGCTTTGTCCTGTTCATTGCCTCGCTCGGTATAGCTTGCTTCGGCGCTGTGCTCGAGGTTGGGCTGCAGCAGGCCTATCTTGTGGCCCAAGGCTTCGGCTGGACCTGGGGCGAGGACCAGAAACCGCGGGACAATCCTGGCTTCAGCACGGTTTACACGTTGGCGTTGTTTTTCAGCGCCCTACCGATTGCTGCCGGCCTTGACCCACTGAAACTCACGATCTTCTCTATGGCGCTCACGGCTGCCAGCCTGCCTCTCAGCGTGATACCCTTCCTGTTCCTGATGAACGACAAACGCTATGCCGGCAAGCATCGCAATGGGGTGATCTCGAATGCCGCGGTCATTTTTGTTATCGCGCTTGGCTTCGTGCTCGCGATGGTGACAATCCCGTTGCAAGTATTCGGAGGCACGTGA
- a CDS encoding FdhF/YdeP family oxidoreductase, whose protein sequence is MKPAVTDHIEIKKYEHPTGGWGSLRSLARHARSEGLLLSGIWSTLLKQNKADGYMCVSCSWAKPAQPRPFEFCENGAKATMWDQTKLRCGPDFFAQHKVAELLDWPDRDLEKQGRLTDPMRYNPVTDQYEPVAWESAFREIAAELQRLNPKSVVFYTSGRASLEASFMYQLFARIYGSSNLPDSSNMCHESTSVGLPESIGSPVGTVQLEDFSKTDMMFFFGHNTGVTAPRLLHPLQEARQRQVPVFTFNPLPERGLKRFKNPQNPVDMLSPGPGTKMSSDFFQVRCGGDIAAMTGIAKAVLALDDAAGEHASQRVLDVDFIAEHTHGFAEFESYLRDARWNDIVRRSGIAQADLEHVAEIYSLSSAVIGNYGMGLTQHRHGTENVQMLCNLLLMRGNMGKPGAGISPLRGHSNVQGQRTVGITEKPELAPLDKFAEFYAFDPPREKGLDTVETCEGVIEGRVNGFIGLGGNFVRAVPETGPVEKAWRGLSIHVEIATKLNRSHLIPGAVTYLLPCLSRLERDHQASGDQTVSIEDSTACIHGSFGSRPPASPNLLSEPKIVAELAKATVPNKSSIPWDQWVADYSRIRTEIERCYPQHFRDFNARFLDPGGFHRDINASKRVWETPNKKANFKLPSMLEANPDIDLSGDNVLTLITVRSNDQFNTTVYGYDDRLRGIYGTRMVLLMNEADIQRFGLSAGQEIDLETHADDGVERRVRGLRVTPYSIPEGNCAGYYPELNPLVPLWHRAKKAHVPAGKSVPVRVVPRETSGL, encoded by the coding sequence ATGAAACCTGCCGTGACCGATCATATAGAAATAAAGAAATACGAACACCCGACCGGCGGCTGGGGGTCGCTTCGTTCCCTGGCGCGTCACGCGCGTAGCGAAGGCCTCTTGCTGTCGGGAATATGGAGCACGCTGCTCAAGCAAAATAAGGCAGACGGCTACATGTGTGTTTCGTGCTCGTGGGCGAAGCCGGCTCAACCTCGGCCTTTCGAGTTCTGTGAAAACGGCGCCAAAGCCACAATGTGGGATCAGACGAAACTGCGCTGCGGGCCGGACTTCTTCGCACAGCACAAGGTCGCGGAGTTGCTCGATTGGCCGGACCGGGACTTGGAAAAGCAGGGCCGCTTGACGGATCCCATGCGCTACAACCCTGTCACCGACCAATATGAGCCGGTTGCCTGGGAAAGTGCATTCCGCGAGATCGCGGCCGAGCTCCAGCGGCTCAATCCGAAATCGGTTGTCTTCTACACCTCCGGCCGTGCCTCGCTGGAGGCCTCATTCATGTATCAGCTTTTCGCGCGCATCTACGGTTCATCCAACCTGCCGGATTCCTCGAACATGTGCCACGAATCGACCTCGGTCGGCCTGCCCGAGTCGATCGGCTCCCCGGTCGGAACCGTTCAACTCGAGGACTTCTCGAAAACTGACATGATGTTTTTCTTCGGACATAACACCGGCGTCACGGCGCCCCGGCTGCTGCATCCCTTGCAGGAGGCACGTCAACGACAGGTGCCAGTGTTCACTTTCAATCCTTTGCCCGAGCGAGGGCTGAAGCGGTTCAAGAATCCGCAAAACCCTGTCGACATGTTATCGCCGGGGCCTGGAACCAAGATGTCAAGCGACTTCTTCCAGGTTCGCTGCGGCGGCGACATCGCAGCCATGACGGGTATCGCCAAAGCGGTGCTTGCGCTCGACGATGCTGCTGGTGAGCACGCAAGTCAGCGTGTCCTGGACGTCGATTTCATCGCCGAGCACACCCACGGCTTTGCCGAATTCGAATCGTATCTGCGCGACGCCAGGTGGAATGATATTGTCAGACGCTCCGGTATCGCTCAGGCCGATCTGGAGCATGTCGCGGAAATCTATAGCCTTTCCAGTGCTGTAATCGGAAATTATGGCATGGGCCTGACGCAGCACCGGCATGGCACCGAGAATGTCCAAATGCTATGCAACCTGCTGCTGATGCGCGGCAATATGGGCAAACCCGGCGCCGGCATTTCGCCGCTGCGCGGCCATTCAAATGTTCAAGGTCAGCGCACTGTCGGCATAACTGAAAAACCCGAACTCGCTCCCTTGGACAAATTCGCCGAGTTCTATGCGTTCGATCCACCGCGCGAGAAAGGCCTCGACACGGTCGAGACCTGCGAAGGCGTTATCGAGGGACGGGTGAATGGCTTCATCGGACTGGGCGGCAATTTCGTTCGCGCAGTGCCCGAAACCGGCCCGGTCGAGAAGGCTTGGCGTGGATTGAGCATCCATGTCGAGATCGCAACCAAGCTCAACCGCAGCCATCTCATCCCGGGAGCCGTCACCTATCTTCTCCCCTGCCTGTCGCGGCTGGAAAGGGATCACCAGGCAAGCGGCGACCAGACCGTCTCAATAGAAGATTCGACCGCATGCATCCACGGCTCCTTTGGATCGCGGCCTCCCGCGTCGCCAAACCTGCTTTCCGAGCCTAAAATCGTCGCCGAACTTGCCAAGGCCACGGTGCCGAACAAAAGTTCCATCCCATGGGACCAATGGGTTGCTGATTATTCGCGTATCCGCACCGAGATCGAACGGTGCTATCCCCAACACTTCCGCGATTTCAACGCGCGGTTTCTCGATCCCGGCGGCTTTCATCGCGATATCAATGCATCGAAACGCGTTTGGGAAACACCGAACAAGAAAGCCAATTTCAAGCTGCCGTCGATGCTCGAGGCAAATCCCGATATCGATCTTTCAGGTGACAATGTGCTGACGCTGATCACAGTTCGCTCCAATGACCAGTTCAACACCACCGTCTACGGCTATGACGACAGGCTGCGCGGCATCTACGGAACCCGCATGGTGCTGCTCATGAATGAGGCGGACATCCAGCGTTTCGGATTGAGCGCGGGGCAGGAAATCGATCTCGAAACCCACGCCGATGACGGTGTGGAGCGGCGCGTGCGGGGTTTACGGGTCACACCCTATTCAATTCCCGAGGGCAACTGTGCCGGCTACTATCCGGAGCTCAACCCGTTGGTTCCGCTCTGGCACCGGGCAAAGAAGGCTCATGTTCCAGCCGGGAAATCGGTACCAGTCAGAGTTGTTCCCCGAGAGACTAGTGGCCTTTGA
- the coxB gene encoding cytochrome c oxidase subunit II: MSNTFLTACGDRQSALHAHGANAQKIFDLIWTFSAVAATVWLLVVLVLATALLRGNLAKASRSPLQIDADQERRLTRAVGSATALTVVVLIALTIGSFFAGKSIASLSGSETVTVRVTGHQWWWEIRYPKTDSSQAILTANEIHVPVGESVKVKLDSLDVIHSFWVPSLAGKRDLIPGRPSELTLTADKPGIYRGQCAEFCGYQHAHMAIIVVAESREAFDAWRSRQDANAVTPASDEERRGQAAFLGTGCALCHAIRGTPATGTVGPDLTHVAGRRSLAADALVMTPGALAAWIADPQSVKPGAKMPRIALSADDLNAVVTYLGSLE, from the coding sequence GTGTCGAACACGTTTCTGACGGCGTGCGGCGACCGGCAATCGGCGCTCCATGCGCATGGTGCTAATGCCCAAAAGATATTTGACCTCATCTGGACCTTCAGTGCGGTTGCGGCAACCGTCTGGCTTCTTGTCGTACTGGTCCTGGCAACGGCGCTTTTGCGAGGTAACCTGGCGAAGGCGTCGCGATCACCGCTGCAGATCGATGCTGATCAGGAGCGTCGACTGACCCGTGCTGTCGGAAGCGCCACGGCTTTGACGGTGGTGGTTCTCATTGCGTTGACGATAGGAAGCTTTTTTGCAGGCAAGTCGATCGCTTCGCTGAGCGGAAGCGAGACGGTCACTGTCCGCGTCACAGGTCATCAATGGTGGTGGGAGATACGCTATCCCAAAACCGATTCGTCGCAGGCGATCCTCACGGCGAATGAGATCCATGTTCCGGTCGGGGAGTCCGTAAAGGTCAAGCTCGACTCGCTCGATGTCATTCACAGCTTCTGGGTACCAAGCCTTGCAGGCAAAAGAGACCTTATCCCGGGTCGGCCGAGCGAACTGACCCTCACCGCCGACAAGCCCGGCATCTATCGCGGTCAGTGCGCCGAATTCTGCGGTTACCAGCATGCCCATATGGCGATCATTGTTGTCGCCGAAAGCCGCGAAGCATTTGACGCCTGGCGATCTAGGCAAGACGCCAACGCTGTCACCCCCGCCAGCGATGAAGAACGTCGCGGCCAGGCGGCTTTTCTCGGGACCGGTTGCGCGCTCTGCCATGCGATTAGGGGCACGCCTGCCACCGGAACGGTCGGGCCTGACCTGACCCATGTCGCAGGCCGCCGCTCACTGGCTGCGGACGCGCTTGTCATGACGCCGGGCGCCCTTGCTGCGTGGATTGCAGATCCCCAATCGGTAAAGCCTGGCGCGAAGATGCCACGCATTGCCCTCAGCGCCGACGACCTCAATGCGGTTGTTACCTATCTTGGAAGCCTTGAATGA
- the ctaD gene encoding cytochrome c oxidase subunit I: MSGMPGKKAKRIEERGLKGIRDTGLDEARLRAFLAHAWHTPKGLYGWLATVDHKLIGKRYVVTAFLFLILAGLSALAMRFQLAAPEAGRISPDFYNQLFTMHGTTMMFLFAVPVMEAFTVYLVPLMIGTRNVAFPRLNAFSYWIYVSGGTMIWIAFAFNTGADAGWFSYVPLAGPDYGIGKRPDFWAQMVTYTEVSALAVAVEIIATVFKLRAPGMTLDRIPLYVWSVLVTAFVILFAMPAVMVSSTMLILDRLVGTKFFDPAAGGDALLWQHLFWFFGHPEVYIIFIPATGFVSAILPTFVRRPVFGYLGIVLSLIAIGFLSFGLWVHHMFATGLPQLGESFFTASSMMIAIPSGIQIFCWIATIWGGRPIFATPLVFVLGFIFTFVIGGMTGVMVASVPLDLQVHDTYFVVAHFHYVLVGGAVFPLLGAVYYWFPKVTGRMLSERLGHWNFWFVFLGFNLTFFPMHILGLQGMPRRIYTYPLESGWGSANLFISLSSLVLFAGFALLFLNMLLSLRNGRPAGDNPWGASTLEWATTSPPPSYNFPHLPVVTHREPLWARPDTLPVIEGLRVDAREVLGGTVADAVPQLRLPSADNSIWPLLSAIAVGGTFFASIYTPWAVVWGAIPISIGFICWFWPKGEPEDEE, translated from the coding sequence ATGAGTGGCATGCCGGGAAAGAAGGCCAAGCGAATAGAGGAACGGGGGCTGAAAGGCATTCGCGACACCGGCCTTGACGAGGCGAGGCTGCGCGCTTTTCTCGCGCATGCCTGGCATACACCAAAAGGACTGTATGGGTGGCTGGCCACGGTCGATCACAAGCTGATCGGCAAGCGCTATGTCGTGACCGCCTTTCTATTTCTCATTCTAGCAGGTCTGTCGGCACTCGCTATGCGGTTTCAGCTCGCCGCGCCCGAGGCTGGCCGTATAAGCCCAGACTTCTACAATCAGCTCTTCACCATGCATGGCACGACGATGATGTTTCTGTTCGCCGTGCCGGTAATGGAGGCGTTCACCGTCTACCTGGTGCCGCTGATGATTGGCACGCGCAACGTGGCCTTTCCTCGCCTCAATGCCTTTAGCTACTGGATCTACGTTTCAGGCGGGACGATGATTTGGATAGCATTCGCCTTCAATACAGGCGCTGATGCCGGCTGGTTTTCCTACGTTCCCCTCGCCGGACCGGACTATGGCATTGGCAAGCGCCCGGACTTCTGGGCGCAGATGGTGACCTACACGGAAGTATCGGCTCTGGCGGTTGCCGTCGAGATCATTGCGACGGTATTCAAACTGCGCGCCCCCGGCATGACGCTCGACCGCATCCCGCTCTATGTCTGGTCGGTGCTGGTCACAGCCTTTGTCATACTATTCGCCATGCCGGCCGTGATGGTTTCGAGCACAATGCTGATCCTCGACCGGCTTGTCGGCACCAAGTTCTTCGATCCAGCCGCGGGCGGCGATGCGCTGCTGTGGCAGCACCTGTTCTGGTTCTTCGGTCATCCCGAAGTCTATATCATATTCATCCCAGCGACCGGCTTTGTCTCGGCGATTCTGCCCACCTTTGTGCGACGTCCGGTCTTCGGCTATCTCGGGATTGTGCTGTCGCTGATTGCGATCGGCTTCCTGTCTTTTGGACTGTGGGTGCATCACATGTTCGCCACGGGTCTGCCGCAGCTTGGCGAAAGCTTCTTTACCGCCTCCTCGATGATGATCGCCATCCCGAGCGGCATTCAGATATTCTGCTGGATTGCGACGATCTGGGGTGGCAGGCCAATCTTTGCCACACCGCTGGTATTCGTGCTCGGCTTCATCTTCACTTTCGTCATTGGCGGCATGACGGGGGTCATGGTCGCCTCGGTGCCGCTCGACCTGCAGGTGCACGACACCTATTTCGTGGTCGCGCATTTCCATTACGTGCTTGTAGGCGGCGCTGTCTTCCCCTTGCTCGGTGCTGTCTACTACTGGTTTCCCAAGGTCACCGGTCGCATGCTTTCTGAGCGGCTCGGCCACTGGAATTTCTGGTTTGTGTTCCTTGGCTTCAACCTCACCTTCTTCCCGATGCACATCCTTGGGCTGCAGGGCATGCCGCGCCGCATCTACACTTATCCGCTGGAAAGCGGCTGGGGCAGCGCTAACCTCTTCATCAGTCTTTCATCACTGGTTCTGTTCGCCGGCTTCGCGCTCCTCTTTCTGAACATGCTGCTCAGCCTTCGGAACGGCCGCCCCGCCGGCGACAATCCGTGGGGTGCGAGCACGCTCGAATGGGCTACGACGTCCCCACCGCCGTCCTATAATTTTCCACACTTGCCGGTGGTCACTCATCGCGAGCCACTTTGGGCTCGGCCCGACACACTGCCAGTCATCGAGGGTCTGCGCGTCGATGCGCGCGAAGTGCTCGGCGGCACGGTTGCGGACGCTGTGCCGCAACTGCGCCTGCCATCGGCTGACAATTCGATCTGGCCGCTGCTTTCAGCGATCGCCGTAGGCGGTACATTTTTCGCCTCGATCTATACCCCATGGGCCGTGGTCTGGGGCGCGATTCCGATCTCAATCGGTTTCATCTGCTGGTTCTGGCCGAAGGGCGAACCGGAGGACGAGGAATGA
- a CDS encoding cytochrome C oxidase subunit III, whose protein sequence is MKQRPVVDVSHLPTYDFGAASPMWWGTLAFIALEATGFALAIGTYFYLAVLARHWPIAAPAPDLAPGTAVLMILLASIVPNHLVDRWARQQDLHKVRAGMVLMTIVGILPLIVRIWEFPALRISWDQNAYGSIVWFLLALHTSHLLTDIGDTIVLAVLMFTQKGKAGRRLSDVSDNAFYWDFVVASWVVLYLVIYWAPRM, encoded by the coding sequence ATGAAACAACGTCCGGTGGTCGATGTCAGCCATCTCCCCACATATGATTTCGGCGCAGCGAGCCCGATGTGGTGGGGAACACTGGCCTTCATCGCCCTTGAAGCGACCGGTTTCGCTCTGGCGATCGGCACCTATTTCTACCTGGCTGTCCTGGCGCGACACTGGCCAATTGCAGCGCCCGCACCCGATCTGGCGCCGGGCACGGCAGTACTGATGATTCTGCTCGCCAGCATTGTTCCTAATCATTTGGTCGACCGCTGGGCCAGACAGCAGGATCTGCATAAGGTCCGCGCCGGCATGGTGCTCATGACCATCGTCGGGATCCTTCCCCTGATCGTGCGTATCTGGGAATTTCCCGCGCTTCGCATCTCATGGGACCAGAACGCCTACGGTTCAATTGTTTGGTTTCTGCTCGCACTGCACACATCGCATCTTCTGACCGATATCGGAGACACGATCGTGCTCGCGGTTCTGATGTTCACGCAAAAGGGAAAGGCCGGCCGCCGGCTCAGCGACGTGTCGGACAATGCGTTCTACTGGGACTTCGTAGTCGCTTCGTGGGTTGTGCTTTATCTCGTCATCTATTGGGCGCCGAGAATGTGA